A single window of Granulicella sibirica DNA harbors:
- a CDS encoding flagellar hook capping FlgD N-terminal domain-containing protein has protein sequence MSVSGVTATTPASILDIVSASKAKAAKAKANATTGSSTSSTSSTSGLDGTTTGTTFLNLLVKELQNQDPTSPMDSTAMVGQMISLNQLDQLISINQNLTTATTSTTTSGTTTGHVSSSAEVAARNELMNGGSASSNAQALGLSSSDPNSTLDFSALNTPYGGK, from the coding sequence ATGTCCGTTTCTGGAGTAACAGCAACTACACCCGCATCGATACTCGATATCGTCAGCGCGAGCAAGGCAAAGGCCGCTAAAGCGAAGGCCAACGCTACCACCGGCTCGAGCACATCGAGCACGTCAAGCACTTCCGGTCTTGATGGAACGACGACCGGTACGACGTTCCTTAATCTACTAGTCAAGGAGTTGCAGAATCAGGATCCGACCTCTCCCATGGACTCCACCGCCATGGTGGGTCAGATGATCTCGCTCAACCAGCTTGATCAGTTGATCAGCATCAACCAAAACCTGACCACGGCGACGACTTCCACCACAACTTCCGGCACGACTACCGGACACGTAAGCTCGTCGGCAGAGGTCGCGGCCCGCAATGAACTTATGAATGGCGGGTCGGCCTCAAGCAACGCCCAAGCCTTAGGCTTGTCGTCCAGCGATCCGAATTCCACCCTCGACTTTTCAGCTCTTAACACCCCTTACGGAGGCAAGTAA
- a CDS encoding flagellar biosynthetic protein FliO, producing MIGANTVEKTVPQRMRPQQTLGVLRALASAWKWLEQKRVQQSTMRRLRISETISLGEKRSIWIIQVDGKDYLVGGSAGSVALLSALDKQPSFRDTLDQQVLSTTEQA from the coding sequence ATGATAGGCGCGAACACCGTCGAGAAGACGGTTCCTCAAAGGATGCGTCCTCAGCAAACCTTAGGAGTGCTGCGAGCCCTCGCATCCGCCTGGAAATGGTTGGAGCAGAAGCGCGTTCAGCAGAGCACGATGCGTCGGCTGCGTATCTCAGAGACGATCTCGCTCGGCGAGAAGCGCTCCATCTGGATCATTCAGGTCGACGGGAAAGACTATCTCGTTGGTGGATCTGCCGGAAGTGTGGCTCTTCTTTCCGCGCTTGATAAGCAGCCGAGCTTCAGGGACACCCTCGATCAGCAGGTATTATCGACGACGGAGCAGGCATGA
- a CDS encoding FliH/SctL family protein, which produces MRKRLDTARAEGVAEAEARLRHGYEEQIRAESQRITRAIDEFERSRKEYFSKVELEVVQLALAIAGKILHREAQVDPLLVAAIVQIALGQLKEGSVASIRVRPEDGQRWRSHFASQDFKLDVSVVEDRTLQPADCILETELGTVNFSLNLQLKEIEQGFFDVLAQKPQA; this is translated from the coding sequence TTGCGCAAGCGTCTGGATACCGCCCGCGCGGAAGGAGTCGCGGAGGCCGAGGCAAGGCTCAGGCACGGATATGAAGAGCAGATTCGGGCAGAGAGCCAGCGAATCACGCGAGCCATTGATGAGTTTGAGCGCAGCCGTAAGGAATATTTTTCGAAGGTTGAACTCGAAGTCGTCCAACTTGCTCTTGCGATCGCGGGCAAGATCCTCCACCGAGAGGCCCAGGTTGACCCACTGCTCGTTGCGGCTATCGTGCAGATAGCGCTTGGGCAGCTAAAAGAAGGATCTGTCGCCTCGATTCGTGTGCGGCCGGAGGATGGACAAAGGTGGCGAAGCCATTTTGCCTCGCAGGATTTCAAGCTCGACGTCTCCGTGGTGGAGGACAGGACGCTTCAGCCTGCCGATTGCATTCTGGAGACTGAGTTGGGAACAGTCAACTTCAGCCTTAATCTGCAACTCAAAGAGATCGAGCAGGGCTTCTTCGATGTGCTCGCGCAGAAACCTCAGGCCTAA
- a CDS encoding FliI/YscN family ATPase, with protein MTTPLAPYFSQLNRASSLRWSGRVLQVVGNLVESEGPFCSVGDACEIISSDGTSYAGEVVGFRGATMLTMTLQLPQGIRYGDRIVASGGRPSIRVGPELLGRVIDGTGQPLDSLGPYSGRYNMTVDGSAPLPLDRLPIRQALGCGVRALDAFVTCGLGQRLGVFGGSGVGKSTLLGMMARGTQADLTVMALIGERGREVQEFLEVIGEEGRRRSILVVSTSDQSPLLKMRAALSATAIAEHFASQGKNVLLVVDSLTRFAMAQREIGLAAGEPPTTKGYTPSVLNTLARLVERAGNFNTGSITAFYTVLMEGDDQQDPVADTVRSLLDGHIILDRNLALRNHYPPISILDSLSRLMPSVASAEHMAKSRALRILLASYARSEDLIRIGAYQKGFDSVLDRAVEVLPEITQFLHQGALETPTFAQVTKQLSGIPS; from the coding sequence ATGACGACACCGCTGGCTCCATATTTTAGCCAACTCAATCGCGCCAGCAGCCTTCGCTGGAGTGGCCGGGTTCTGCAGGTTGTCGGAAACCTTGTCGAGTCGGAAGGCCCATTCTGTTCCGTGGGCGACGCCTGTGAGATTATTTCCTCCGACGGCACCAGCTATGCGGGAGAGGTTGTCGGTTTCCGAGGGGCGACGATGCTCACCATGACCTTGCAGCTCCCGCAAGGTATCCGGTATGGGGACCGCATTGTTGCTTCGGGCGGGCGACCATCGATTCGTGTCGGGCCAGAGCTACTTGGCCGAGTAATCGATGGCACCGGCCAACCACTCGACTCACTCGGACCCTATAGCGGCCGATACAATATGACGGTCGATGGGTCTGCTCCCCTTCCTCTTGATCGTTTGCCGATTCGACAGGCGCTTGGTTGCGGCGTGCGCGCACTTGATGCTTTTGTCACGTGCGGCCTCGGACAACGGCTTGGGGTCTTTGGGGGCAGCGGTGTTGGGAAGAGTACGCTCCTGGGGATGATGGCCCGGGGTACACAGGCGGATCTTACGGTGATGGCGCTGATTGGCGAGCGCGGCCGTGAGGTTCAGGAGTTCTTAGAGGTTATCGGCGAAGAGGGAAGACGGCGCTCGATTCTTGTCGTTTCGACTTCCGATCAGTCGCCGCTTCTGAAGATGCGTGCCGCGCTTTCAGCGACTGCGATCGCGGAACACTTCGCGTCCCAGGGAAAGAATGTTTTGTTGGTGGTCGATTCCCTGACCCGCTTCGCAATGGCGCAGAGAGAGATCGGGCTCGCCGCAGGTGAGCCTCCAACAACCAAGGGATACACACCTTCGGTTTTGAATACTCTCGCTCGCTTGGTTGAAAGAGCTGGGAACTTCAACACGGGTAGCATTACCGCGTTCTATACGGTGCTGATGGAGGGAGATGACCAGCAGGATCCCGTTGCTGACACTGTACGGTCACTTCTCGATGGCCATATCATCCTCGACAGAAATCTAGCGCTACGCAATCACTATCCTCCGATTTCGATCTTAGATAGTTTGAGCCGACTTATGCCCTCGGTTGCCTCCGCGGAGCACATGGCTAAGAGCCGAGCATTGCGCATCCTACTCGCATCCTATGCGCGATCCGAGGATCTAATCCGGATTGGGGCATATCAGAAGGGGTTTGATTCAGTCCTGGATCGAGCCGTAGAGGTGCTTCCTGAAATCACGCAGTTCCTGCATCAAGGAGCTCTTGAAACCCCCACATTCGCCCAGGTTACAAAGCAACTAAGCGGGATACCGAGCTGA
- a CDS encoding FliM/FliN family flagellar motor C-terminal domain-containing protein, with product MGSLLKLAEGSLVQTTCHQSTDIPLHVNGILMAWTEFEVVGERLAARITDLV from the coding sequence GTGGGATCTCTGCTCAAGCTGGCGGAAGGTTCCCTCGTACAGACGACCTGCCACCAGAGCACAGATATTCCCCTGCACGTGAACGGCATCCTGATGGCGTGGACTGAGTTCGAGGTTGTAGGAGAGCGTCTCGCTGCCCGCATCACGGATCTCGTATGA
- a CDS encoding flagellar hook protein FlgE → MSFFGVPLSGLVASQDQLQAVSNNLANLDTVGFKDQTVSFSDLFAQSSLTNATNDPIEAGLGVKASQTTSDFTDGATDATGISSNMALSGNGFFVVQAADGTTSYTRAGDFTANKAGELTTANGESVMGYPAVNGVISTTGTLQPLQIAVGSVVPASATSTFELTTNLNSTAATGTTFASTTPVYDSLGASHVLTVNYTKTGTNTWSYSVNMPTADTGAASSQVASGNLVFDSSGNLTSPTSGSVAVSVPTFANGAASMSLTWDLKDEAGNSSITQTDLASATSATSQNGKSSGTLTSYAVATDGTINGTYSNGQVTALGQVVVATFSNTQGLLRTGNNDYQMTAGSGTPLVGVAGTGGRGVITGGSVEASNVDVAAEFSKMIVAQQAYQANAKTVTTLNQISQATIQMITG, encoded by the coding sequence ATGTCATTTTTCGGTGTTCCCCTTTCAGGTCTCGTCGCCAGCCAGGATCAACTCCAGGCTGTTTCCAATAATCTTGCCAACCTCGATACGGTCGGTTTCAAAGATCAGACCGTTTCTTTCAGCGATCTTTTCGCGCAGAGCAGCCTTACCAACGCGACCAATGATCCCATCGAAGCGGGTCTTGGCGTGAAGGCTTCGCAGACGACGTCAGATTTCACCGACGGCGCTACGGATGCGACGGGGATCTCCTCCAACATGGCGCTCTCTGGGAATGGATTCTTTGTCGTGCAGGCCGCTGACGGCACGACCTCGTATACCCGTGCTGGCGACTTCACGGCGAACAAGGCTGGCGAGCTCACCACCGCGAACGGCGAGAGTGTAATGGGATACCCGGCTGTGAACGGAGTTATCTCGACAACTGGCACGCTGCAGCCTCTCCAGATCGCTGTCGGTTCCGTGGTTCCCGCGAGCGCGACCTCGACCTTCGAGTTGACCACGAACCTCAATTCGACCGCGGCGACCGGCACAACTTTCGCGAGCACCACGCCTGTTTACGATTCGCTTGGAGCCTCGCACGTCCTGACAGTCAACTACACGAAGACTGGAACAAACACCTGGAGCTACTCGGTCAACATGCCCACCGCCGACACCGGTGCCGCATCCTCACAGGTTGCGTCCGGGAACCTGGTTTTCGATAGCTCTGGAAACCTGACCTCCCCGACGAGCGGCAGCGTCGCCGTAAGCGTCCCGACATTTGCCAATGGGGCAGCTTCCATGAGCCTCACGTGGGATTTGAAGGATGAAGCCGGAAACTCAAGCATCACGCAGACCGACCTCGCCAGCGCCACCAGCGCCACGAGCCAGAATGGAAAATCCAGCGGCACGCTCACCAGTTACGCGGTCGCAACCGATGGAACGATCAATGGCACCTACTCGAACGGACAGGTGACGGCCCTGGGGCAGGTTGTTGTGGCCACGTTCTCCAATACGCAGGGTCTACTGCGCACAGGAAACAATGACTACCAAATGACCGCCGGATCGGGGACACCCCTCGTTGGAGTAGCCGGCACGGGCGGTCGGGGAGTGATCACGGGCGGGTCCGTCGAGGCGTCGAACGTGGACGTCGCGGCTGAATTCTCCAAGATGATCGTCGCGCAGCAGGCCTACCAGGCGAATGCGAAGACAGTTACGACCCTGAATCAGATTTCCCAGGCCACGATTCAGATGATCACTGGCTAG